The Arachis hypogaea cultivar Tifrunner chromosome 16, arahy.Tifrunner.gnm2.J5K5, whole genome shotgun sequence genome contains a region encoding:
- the LOC112754390 gene encoding uncharacterized protein has translation MGLRRRGALQLGVLHNYNLCVSPIISVSHSLPFSSECQPQSNALFDRDDPQDQTKLEKIEKFHSFLEKGSTITAKRFLKSLVLSKTPFSSPSELHTFVSKPLFSNTLLWTCSIPKLVDQATELYYSMRKDGYAPSIRCVNRLLHALLVSRQFEEALSLFSDFAGSGMGPSAESYKNAVYAAAMLKDLRKCFELMASMEKQGVTPSVFVYNLIIGMLCKVRKVWDARKVFDEMGERNLVPNTVTYNTLIDGYCKVGQLEEAFSLRERMKTQNADPSLLTYNALLSGLCGSGRLEDARKVLLEMEAAGFLPGEFLRVVFDDDDDGSLGEKVFGKAELERVDEHTCCILLNGLCRVGRVEKAKEILAKLVDNGVTPSKISYNILVNAYCQEGDIMKAILTAEQMEYQGVKPSAVTFNTLINKLCETKDLDQAEIWVKKMVDKGVSPTVETYNSLINGYGQMQHFVRCFEILEEMEKNGIKPNVISYGSLINCLCKDRKILDAEILLADMAGRGLSPNAEIYNMLIEASCSLSKFKDAYRFFQEMLRIGIDPTLVTYNTLINGLGRNGRVSEADDLFLKMTSKGHIPDVITYNSIISGYAKSGNTQRCIELYEKMKRLGLKPTVGTFHPLINACRMESVATAEKMFQEMLQMGLLPDRVIYNEMMYNYAEDGNVLKAMSLHQEMVNRGLNCDKETYNCLILACLRYQRISDVKHLVDDMKAKGLVPKIDTYNILVKGHCDLKDFSGAYFWYREMFDRGFILNARICYQLIAGLKEEGMLREAQILSSELSCRELNH, from the coding sequence ATGGGATTGAGAAGGCGCGGTGCTCTTCAACTTGGTGTTCTCCACAATTACAACCTCTGCGTCAGTCCCATTATCTCTGTCTCTCATTCCCTTCCCTTCTCCTCCGAATGCCAACCCCAATCGAACGCACTCTTCGACCGCGATGACCCCCAAGACCAGACAAAGCTTGAGAAAATTGAAAAGTTTCATTCTTTTCTAGAAAAGGGTAGCACCATCACCGCCAAGAGGTTCCTTAAATCCCTTGTTCTCTCCAAAACCCCATTCTCTTCTCCCTCCGAACTCCACACCTTCGTATCAAAACCCCTCTTCTCGAACACCCTGTTATGGACCTGCTCAATTCCCAAATTGGTCGACCAAGCCACCGAGTTGTACTATTCAATGAGAAAAGATGGTTATGCCCCTTCAATCCGCTGCGTCAAccgtctccttcatgctttgcttgTTTCCAGGCAGTTTGAAGAGGCCTTGAGTTTGTTCTCGGACTTTGCTGGGTCTGGTATGGGACCCAGTGCAGAGTCGTACAAGAACGCTGTTTATGCAGCGGCCATGTTGAAGGATCTGAGGAAGTGTTTTGAGTTGATGGCTTCCATGGAGAAGCAAGGGGTGACCCCTTCTGTTTTTGTGTATAATTTGATCATTGGGATGCTTTGCAAAGTGAGAAAGGTGTGGGATGCTCgcaaagtgtttgatgaaatgggTGAGAGAAATCTGGTTCCGAATACTGTTACTTATAATACCTTGATCGATGGGTACTGTAAGGTGGGTCAATTAGAGGAAGCTTTTAGCTTGAGGGAGAGGATGAAGACCCAGAATGCGGACCCTAGCCTTCTCACCTACAATGCCTTGTTGAGTGGTCTTTGCGGTTCTGGGAGGTTGGAGGATGCGAGGAAGGTGTTGCTAGAGATGGAGGCTGCTGGGTTTTTACCTGGTGAGTTTCTGCGTGTTgtatttgatgatgatgatgatggttctTTGGGTGAGAAAGTGTTTGGCAAAGCAGAGTTGGAAAGGGTCGATGAGCATACTTGTTGTATTTTGTTGAATGGATTGTGCAGGGTAGGGAGGGTTGAAAAGGCCAAGGAGATTTTGGCCAAACTTGTTGATAATGGCGTTACTCCCAGCAAAATATCATATAACATATTAGTGAATGCATACTGCCAAGAGGGGGACATAATGAAAGCTATACTGACCGCCGAACAAATGGAATATCAAGGGGTGAAGCCTAGTGCTGTCACTTTCAATACCCTGATTAACAAGCTCTGTGAAACTAAAGACTTGGACCAGGCAGAGATATGGGTGAAGAAAATGGTAGACAAGGGTGTTTCCCCCACTGTGGAAACTTATAATTCTTTGATTAATGGTTATGGACAAATGCAGCATTTTGTCAGGTGCTTTGAGATTCTTGAAGAGATGGAAAAGAATGGGATAAAGCCTAACGTCATAAGTTACGGTTCTCTAATAAATTGTCTATGCAAAGACCGTAAGATCCTTGATGCTGAAATTCTCCTTGCGGATATGGCAGGCCGGGGGCTTTCACCGAATGCAGAAATATACAATATGCTTATTGAAGCCAGTTGCTCCTTGAGTAAATTTAAAGATGCCTACAGATTTTTTCAGGAAATGCTAAGAATTGGAATAGATCCAACTCTTGTGACATATAATACACTGATAAACGGACTTGGAAGGAATGGAAGGGTAAGTGAAGCTGACGATCTGTTTCTCAAAATGACTAGCAAGGGACATATTCCAGATGTAATCACATACAATTCGATTATCTCAGGTTATGCAAAGTCTGGAAACACCCAGAGATGCATTGAATTGTATGAGAAGATGAAGAGATTAGGCTTAAAACCTACAGTTGGTACCTTTCATCCTTTGATCAATGCATGCAGGATGGAAAGTGTGGCAACAGCAGAAAAGATGTTTCAGGAAATGTTACAAATGGGCTTACTTCCAGATCGAGTCATATATAATGAAATGATGTATAATTATGCTGAAGATGGCAATGTTCTGAAGGCAATGTCGTTGCACCAAGAGATGGTCAATCGGGGACTCAACTGTGACAAGGAAACTTACAACTGCTTGATCCTGGCATGCCTCAGATATCAAAGAATTTCAGACGTAAAGCATCTTGTTGATGATATGAAGGCTAAAGGACTAGTCCCAAAAATTGATACATATAACATTCTGGTTAAGGGACATTGTGACCTAAAAGATTTCAGTGGTGCTTATTTTTGGTACAGGGAAATGTTTGACAGGGGCTTCATTCTAAATGCTCGCATCTGCTATCAGCTGATAGCTGGTCTTAAAGAGGAGGGGATGCTGCGCGAGGCTCAAATTTTATCCTCAGAATTAAGTTGTAGAGAACTGAACCACTAG